A section of the Leptospira noumeaensis genome encodes:
- a CDS encoding LIC10775 family protein, with translation MIGEKYSLLFSKFSLKLGSLVLFFFVPGLSLPSQTNPNIIVDPLLQKPWISDAEEEESRSFHRFLSEHKNKQSTVKKKDSFGRNYLVSPKGLMRFLIDDDYIKEFPVITDADIAAKELEALYDVRKEKDVVFLGKGIHLCYRLQREKEPGFFPNWLVRSNEITNRAANEWSDQTIPLDLVSDPYGCYVGVVKPQDHLVLESESFRYRIRISSNLRYEGLYGNRLGIYGENRDSIYRVVRFVQFLSNYLPEGQTEWDEALKLQTSGKKKKNLPKIILSVGSSFDKSRPLWDNKNYFRFWDSMRSLSPALIRKLGFKRTESKSEYLSEWTEVDEIGNSVAMEMKEYYLYNAPRGYFLSLSYPKREKEIAELYWQTIRSSFEVKE, from the coding sequence ATGATAGGGGAGAAATACTCTCTTCTATTTTCTAAATTTTCCCTAAAATTAGGATCTTTGGTTTTATTCTTTTTTGTTCCAGGTTTATCTTTGCCTTCCCAAACAAATCCAAACATCATTGTGGATCCCTTATTACAAAAACCTTGGATTTCGGATGCAGAAGAAGAGGAGAGTCGGAGTTTTCACCGTTTCCTTTCCGAACATAAAAACAAACAGTCCACTGTGAAAAAAAAAGATTCCTTTGGCCGAAATTATTTGGTTTCGCCCAAAGGCCTTATGCGGTTTCTCATCGATGATGATTACATCAAAGAATTTCCTGTCATTACGGATGCAGACATTGCCGCCAAAGAATTGGAAGCATTGTATGATGTTCGTAAGGAGAAGGATGTAGTTTTCCTCGGAAAAGGCATCCATCTTTGTTACCGATTGCAAAGGGAAAAAGAACCAGGATTTTTTCCAAACTGGCTTGTTCGTTCCAATGAAATTACGAATCGTGCAGCCAATGAATGGTCAGACCAAACCATCCCATTGGATTTAGTCAGTGATCCTTATGGTTGTTATGTGGGAGTTGTAAAACCGCAAGATCATTTGGTTTTAGAATCAGAATCCTTTCGGTATCGAATTCGAATTTCCTCAAATCTTCGTTATGAAGGTTTGTATGGAAATCGTTTGGGAATTTATGGTGAAAACAGAGATTCGATTTATCGGGTGGTACGTTTTGTTCAGTTTCTTTCCAATTATTTACCGGAGGGCCAAACAGAATGGGATGAAGCCTTAAAGCTGCAAACATCTGGAAAAAAGAAAAAAAATCTACCGAAGATCATTTTGTCCGTAGGTTCTAGTTTTGATAAATCTCGGCCACTCTGGGACAATAAAAATTATTTTCGGTTTTGGGATTCTATGCGTTCCTTATCACCGGCTCTCATTCGTAAGTTGGGATTCAAAAGGACAGAGTCCAAATCCGAATATTTGAGCGAATGGACAGAGGTAGATGAAATTGGAAATTCAGTTGCAATGGAAATGAAAGAGTATTATCTTTATAAC
- a CDS encoding 16S rRNA (uracil(1498)-N(3))-methyltransferase, whose protein sequence is MLEPGLILFRTGFLCKPSITLSPEEMAHLRALRLSKEETIIQIRDGEGGLYDYQFSPHSKELKFLNETQVPKKTERKTVAIALPKGNRFDFFLQKVTEIGVNAVVFLVFRHSIRKEFNLERAEKIVKEAAAQSKQTELLKLSIEPAGEWMKSHKDSLVVFHPHKSEIFSANHLIGKIPVIGPEGGFHLDEENWMEENRIPRLTLPGGVLRTETAGIVAASFLVYGT, encoded by the coding sequence TTGTTAGAACCTGGTCTGATACTTTTTCGCACAGGGTTTTTATGCAAACCTTCAATCACACTTTCTCCCGAAGAGATGGCTCACCTTCGTGCCTTACGACTTAGTAAAGAAGAAACCATAATTCAAATTCGAGATGGAGAAGGTGGTCTTTATGATTATCAATTCTCACCGCATTCCAAAGAATTAAAATTTCTAAACGAAACACAAGTTCCTAAAAAAACAGAAAGGAAAACCGTCGCCATTGCCCTTCCGAAAGGAAACCGGTTCGATTTTTTTTTACAAAAGGTGACTGAGATTGGAGTGAATGCCGTTGTTTTTTTAGTGTTTCGGCATTCCATTCGCAAAGAATTCAATTTGGAACGAGCGGAAAAGATTGTAAAGGAAGCAGCCGCGCAGTCCAAACAAACAGAGTTACTCAAACTTTCCATTGAACCTGCGGGAGAGTGGATGAAGTCGCATAAAGATAGTTTGGTGGTTTTTCATCCTCATAAGTCAGAAATATTTTCAGCCAATCATTTGATTGGAAAAATCCCTGTGATTGGTCCGGAAGGTGGTTTTCATTTAGATGAGGAAAACTGGATGGAAGAAAACAGAATTCCAAGGTTAACCCTTCCCGGGGGAGTCCTTAGAACGGAAACGGCAGGTATTGTTGCTGCCAGTTTCCTTGTATATGGAACTTAA
- a CDS encoding outer membrane lipoprotein-sorting protein, whose translation MRKIWVLLFFFSFGSIDAQGAPDTSLSAQELLARLDREMDFGKGLVKGTYVLIRRNGTSETWRINRFFNGEDALLLFDRKGRGLESKLLTKDEGENVFFFNVLSAKLFRKTDDEKYEALMGTGFFYVDLSGYSYQANYNPLVNGDLEIGGEVYYRISLKPILPYFYKKLVLLVGKKDLKPYRVDFHDRDGILFKTLNLKYGPVKVKEVSGKVEEIQKASRLEMLDLNTGSITVWEIQEVDKSVNPDASLFAVDNLSR comes from the coding sequence ATGCGAAAAATTTGGGTTCTATTATTCTTTTTTAGTTTTGGTTCGATAGATGCGCAAGGTGCGCCTGATACTAGTTTGTCGGCGCAGGAACTTTTGGCAAGGTTAGACCGTGAAATGGACTTCGGAAAAGGCCTTGTGAAAGGAACTTACGTCCTCATTCGCAGAAACGGAACTTCGGAAACTTGGAGAATCAACCGGTTTTTTAATGGGGAAGATGCTCTCCTTCTATTTGATAGAAAGGGGCGGGGATTAGAATCCAAACTTCTCACTAAGGACGAAGGGGAAAATGTATTTTTCTTCAATGTTCTCAGTGCTAAGTTGTTCCGAAAAACAGATGACGAAAAGTATGAAGCCCTTATGGGAACCGGATTTTTTTACGTAGATTTATCCGGATATTCCTATCAGGCCAATTACAACCCTCTTGTGAATGGGGATTTGGAAATTGGTGGAGAAGTGTATTACCGAATTTCTCTCAAACCCATCCTTCCTTACTTTTATAAAAAGTTAGTTCTCCTTGTCGGAAAAAAAGATCTAAAACCTTACCGCGTTGACTTTCATGACCGGGATGGGATTTTATTCAAAACTTTAAACTTAAAATACGGACCTGTGAAAGTAAAAGAAGTTTCTGGAAAGGTAGAAGAAATTCAAAAAGCATCTCGTTTGGAAATGTTAGATTTGAATACAGGTAGTATCACTGTTTGGGAAATCCAAGAAGTAGATAAATCTGTAAATCCTGATGCTTCTCTTTTTGCAGTTGATAACTTAAGCCGTTAA
- the guaB gene encoding IMP dehydrogenase, with translation MSNQPLPGSELLDGVSGQELFSVNMGLTYRDFLVLPGYIDFNPSDVELETKLSKNISLKRPLMSSPMDTVTESEMAIAQALMGGIGIIHYNNSIDEQVDLVRKVKRYENGFIKDPILLSPEHKLADLDAVKEKYGFSGIPITEDGTASTKLVGIVTNRDVDFERDRDIKLGKVMTTELITANVGISLQEANNILRTSKKGKLPIVDKQGKLVALICRSDLKKNKEFPQSSKDDQKRLRVGAALSTLPESRDRMAALAGVGVDAIIIDSAQGNSSYQMEMIQWIKSNFPNIDVIGGNVVTKAQAANLIAAGADGLRIGMGPGSICITQDTMAVGRAQATAVFKTAEYAQAHGVPVIADGGISNIGDIANALAIGASMCMMGSMFAGTKEAPGEYFYENGIRLKKYRGMASLEAMSKGGDKRYFSESQKIKVAQGVSGYVVDKGSVLNLIPYLVQGLRQSFQDMGFKNIPDLHKALREGKLRFERRTESAQAQGSVHGLYSYTKPSMRAE, from the coding sequence ATGTCAAATCAACCCCTACCTGGATCTGAGCTTCTCGATGGAGTCAGCGGACAAGAGCTCTTCTCGGTCAACATGGGACTCACGTATCGGGACTTTTTAGTTCTACCCGGTTATATAGACTTCAACCCAAGTGATGTGGAACTAGAAACCAAACTTTCCAAAAATATTTCTCTCAAAAGACCACTGATGAGTTCTCCTATGGACACAGTCACTGAGTCAGAAATGGCGATTGCACAAGCGCTAATGGGTGGAATTGGAATCATCCATTATAACAATAGCATCGATGAACAAGTGGATCTTGTTCGCAAAGTAAAACGATATGAAAATGGATTTATTAAAGATCCGATCTTACTTTCTCCAGAACATAAACTAGCTGATTTGGACGCCGTAAAAGAAAAGTATGGGTTTAGTGGGATTCCTATCACAGAAGATGGAACTGCCAGTACAAAGTTAGTTGGTATTGTGACCAACAGAGATGTAGATTTTGAAAGAGATCGTGATATCAAACTTGGCAAGGTGATGACAACAGAACTCATCACAGCAAATGTTGGAATTAGTTTACAAGAAGCAAATAACATCCTTCGTACAAGTAAAAAAGGAAAATTGCCAATCGTTGACAAACAAGGAAAACTTGTAGCCCTTATCTGCCGTAGTGACCTGAAAAAAAATAAAGAATTTCCTCAGTCTTCTAAGGATGACCAAAAAAGATTACGAGTTGGGGCAGCACTATCTACTTTGCCTGAGTCTCGTGATCGTATGGCCGCTCTTGCGGGAGTGGGAGTGGATGCAATCATCATCGATTCGGCTCAAGGAAACTCTAGTTACCAAATGGAGATGATCCAATGGATCAAATCCAATTTTCCAAACATAGATGTGATTGGTGGAAACGTGGTAACAAAAGCGCAAGCAGCAAACTTAATCGCTGCCGGTGCCGATGGTCTTAGAATTGGAATGGGTCCTGGTTCTATTTGTATCACACAAGATACTATGGCCGTGGGTAGAGCACAAGCCACAGCCGTTTTTAAAACTGCTGAGTATGCACAAGCACATGGAGTTCCCGTGATTGCTGATGGTGGAATTTCCAATATTGGTGACATTGCCAATGCTCTCGCAATTGGTGCATCCATGTGTATGATGGGTTCTATGTTTGCAGGAACAAAAGAAGCTCCTGGCGAGTATTTTTATGAAAATGGAATTCGTCTAAAGAAATACCGAGGTATGGCAAGTTTAGAAGCGATGAGTAAGGGTGGGGACAAACGGTATTTCTCGGAATCCCAAAAGATCAAAGTTGCACAAGGTGTCTCAGGATACGTTGTGGATAAAGGATCTGTTCTCAATCTCATTCCTTATCTCGTCCAAGGGCTCAGACAAAGTTTTCAAGACATGGGATTCAAAAATATTCCTGACCTTCATAAAGCACTCAGAGAAGGAAAACTACGTTTTGAAAGAAGGACAGAGTCTGCCCAAGCACAAGGTAGTGTTCACGGATTGTATTCCTATACAAAACCATCGATGAGAGCGGAATAA
- a CDS encoding DUF1577 domain-containing protein yields the protein MDTLERSKRSLDVFSDTEKKLHVLTKFLLNQELSLKDNIHSGESCFLKKVSADGNKVLVSVRPTMSLSVGQKITLYKILGRYLHLECTVEQEKAESQYVLHLDKIAIAKKDRESSRIPVPPGSAWITNVVSSKAKIETDMFHVPTAVKVNFQDYENKLKNSVDFIKISTFNSSEDSEIILQIKKTKKGLLLEDATDRKCYEESPNEDFLVFSEEIDLDINKEINNRRNQKIKSELILPILYLTDEEDSIPIGYIQMQSKTETFDLLKAMEMKTVCFEMVDRIRHSNMIKSDGKFPVIDISEGGLKVIVDHPDLIQSLPKLSGFQFDIFFKMQSPLTAFGTIKTITKNEEGHLTVGLAIAGHSSRSGEKKRFLENVEFFRKQTQKT from the coding sequence ATGGATACACTAGAAAGAAGTAAGCGATCTTTGGATGTTTTTTCCGACACCGAAAAAAAACTCCATGTTTTGACGAAATTTTTATTAAACCAGGAATTAAGCCTAAAGGACAATATTCATTCTGGAGAGAGTTGTTTTTTAAAAAAAGTTTCAGCCGACGGGAACAAAGTACTAGTCAGCGTACGTCCAACCATGTCCCTCTCCGTGGGCCAAAAAATCACCCTATATAAAATTCTAGGAAGATACCTTCATTTAGAATGCACCGTCGAACAAGAAAAGGCGGAATCTCAATACGTTTTACATTTAGATAAAATTGCCATTGCCAAAAAAGATAGAGAAAGTTCAAGAATTCCCGTTCCCCCAGGGTCTGCTTGGATCACAAACGTAGTTTCCAGTAAGGCAAAAATTGAAACCGATATGTTTCACGTTCCAACGGCCGTAAAAGTCAACTTTCAAGACTACGAAAACAAATTAAAAAACTCGGTTGATTTTATCAAAATTTCGACTTTTAACTCGAGTGAAGATTCTGAAATCATCCTCCAAATCAAAAAAACCAAAAAAGGTCTACTTTTAGAGGATGCAACCGACAGGAAATGTTACGAAGAGTCACCTAACGAAGATTTTTTGGTGTTTTCTGAGGAAATTGACTTAGACATCAATAAAGAAATCAATAATAGACGAAACCAAAAGATCAAATCAGAACTCATCCTCCCCATTTTATATTTAACCGATGAAGAAGATTCCATCCCCATTGGTTACATCCAAATGCAAAGTAAAACAGAAACCTTTGATTTACTAAAAGCAATGGAAATGAAAACAGTATGTTTTGAAATGGTGGATCGGATTCGTCATTCCAATATGATCAAATCGGATGGAAAATTTCCGGTGATTGATATTTCGGAAGGTGGACTCAAAGTGATTGTGGACCATCCAGATCTCATCCAAAGTTTACCAAAACTTTCTGGTTTTCAATTTGATATTTTTTTCAAAATGCAATCGCCTCTAACGGCTTTTGGAACCATAAAAACCATTACCAAAAACGAAGAAGGCCACCTAACAGTTGGCCTTGCGATTGCAGGCCACTCATCACGATCTGGTGAGAAAAAAAGATTTTTAGAAAACGTAGAATTTTTCCGTAAACAAACGCAGAAAACTTAA
- a CDS encoding B12-binding domain-containing radical SAM protein: MAKIQFLQLPVPPPSYYAATGNVPLAAASLASCLESKEDPVKGIRPYVISPEDTDSLGDKELVDKITKEGAEFLGLSLYLWNTERSLYLAREVKKRNPDTTILIGGPEVNEDNPYVLGEEGYDIAVSGEAEHSFRNLMRTVLSKSSLEGLDNVAYRKKEGGLSAFGKPIAADFPLTDFPSPYTTGHLLVDPKRSTYLETVRGCKSQCTYCFYPKSSQNLRTLDIPETIKLITDLKEKGARELVFLDPTFNHRPGFENFLDAIAEVNSDGRMSMFAELRSEGVTPKLATKLRKAGFTRVELGLQSVNEETLKRVKRYGSPHKVAEVAKMLAGEGMELLLDLIIGLPGDKPDDVERGIHFFLEHGLGEWVQAFPLSVLPGTAMRRDAEKEGLLFMPTPPYRIIKTPTFSPRDLTESLYFAEDLLERRLDEFPRPFLCDPVQTKNDRIDVDLKEFKIFNSQGLVSNLEKGLSEWMGSRHHSVWFHTENLSLDIGRIQSLIEDRITAEPFCTIDFVIQLGNVPKSGEITKLVTQLESKRNSYLSRTLAHRGENLQHRLVFVIEENQEELKKWRDKNIDSTSFLVYEKIKNKNIKNLDPSKEGFYLIEGNEIDSSDFEFLKEEMDPESITFSARVLEERWSFEVLGYGEL, translated from the coding sequence ATGGCAAAAATACAATTTTTGCAATTACCAGTTCCTCCTCCTTCTTACTATGCAGCCACAGGAAATGTTCCTTTAGCAGCTGCTAGTTTAGCAAGTTGTCTGGAATCAAAAGAAGATCCTGTCAAAGGAATTCGTCCCTATGTGATTTCACCGGAAGATACCGATTCTTTAGGTGACAAGGAACTTGTGGACAAAATAACAAAAGAAGGTGCTGAATTTTTAGGGCTCTCTCTTTATTTATGGAATACAGAACGTAGCCTTTACCTCGCAAGGGAAGTCAAAAAAAGAAATCCCGATACAACCATTCTGATTGGAGGGCCCGAGGTCAATGAAGACAACCCTTATGTTTTAGGGGAAGAGGGTTATGATATTGCGGTCTCAGGTGAGGCAGAACATAGTTTTCGAAATCTTATGCGGACTGTATTATCCAAATCTTCCTTGGAAGGTTTAGACAATGTAGCGTACCGAAAAAAAGAAGGGGGACTGAGTGCATTTGGAAAACCAATTGCTGCCGACTTTCCTCTGACAGACTTTCCCTCACCATACACAACCGGCCATCTGTTAGTGGATCCAAAAAGATCTACTTATTTGGAAACGGTTCGCGGTTGTAAGTCTCAATGTACTTATTGTTTTTATCCAAAATCGTCGCAAAATCTTAGAACCTTAGACATTCCAGAAACCATCAAACTCATCACGGATTTAAAAGAGAAGGGAGCTAGAGAACTTGTATTTTTAGATCCTACTTTCAACCACCGGCCTGGATTTGAAAATTTTTTGGATGCCATTGCGGAAGTGAACTCCGATGGTCGTATGTCCATGTTTGCCGAACTTCGTTCGGAAGGTGTGACTCCAAAACTTGCAACTAAACTCCGTAAGGCGGGGTTCACTCGTGTGGAGTTAGGACTCCAATCGGTAAACGAAGAAACTTTGAAACGTGTCAAACGGTATGGTAGCCCTCATAAAGTGGCAGAAGTGGCAAAGATGCTTGCGGGTGAAGGAATGGAACTTTTACTGGATCTCATCATCGGCCTACCTGGAGACAAACCAGATGATGTCGAAAGAGGGATCCATTTCTTTTTGGAACATGGCCTTGGTGAATGGGTGCAGGCCTTTCCTTTGTCTGTTTTACCGGGAACAGCAATGCGTCGGGATGCCGAAAAAGAAGGTCTCCTCTTTATGCCAACTCCACCTTATCGAATCATAAAAACTCCTACCTTTAGTCCTCGCGATCTAACAGAATCTTTGTATTTTGCAGAGGACTTACTCGAAAGACGTTTGGATGAATTTCCAAGACCATTTTTATGTGATCCAGTCCAAACAAAAAATGATCGGATTGATGTGGATCTAAAAGAATTCAAAATTTTCAATTCTCAAGGTTTGGTTTCTAATTTAGAAAAGGGTTTGTCTGAATGGATGGGAAGTCGCCATCACAGTGTTTGGTTCCATACAGAAAATTTATCTTTGGATATTGGAAGGATCCAATCACTCATCGAAGATCGGATTACCGCAGAACCATTTTGTACAATTGATTTTGTGATCCAACTTGGGAATGTTCCAAAATCGGGTGAAATTACAAAGTTAGTAACACAACTAGAGTCCAAAAGAAATTCGTATTTATCTCGTACACTGGCACATAGGGGAGAAAACCTGCAACACCGATTGGTTTTTGTCATCGAGGAAAATCAGGAAGAACTAAAGAAGTGGAGAGATAAAAATATTGATTCTACTTCCTTTTTGGTCTATGAAAAAATTAAAAATAAAAACATAAAAAACTTAGATCCATCCAAAGAAGGTTTTTACTTAATCGAAGGGAACGAGATAGACAGTTCCGATTTTGAATTTTTAAAAGAGGAAATGGATCCAGAATCCATAACTTTTTCAGCTAGAGTTTTGGAAGAAAGATGGTCTTTCGAAGTTTTAGGTTACGGAGAACTTTAA
- a CDS encoding EAL domain-containing protein: MITERESHKFLREWKDWLSGGTLVPVFQPILSSESTGIYGYELLGRLSTPEGLLSLGDFFLSQTFGYDEIFFLKKKVDEEIRFAAIQRFADEAPAETKLFLNISPNVMYHALLQLETALPQTIQMVREVGVDPERIVIEITEERFPHNLELLRPVLNLYRQEGFSIAVDDAGSEASNLDRIGLFHPEIIKVDLQMLRRSTFSRNFKEILLNLSKLGESLGSSLLFEGIESEDELYNALNYGARYIQGFYFAKPQTEFAKRFDYRMEMQSSLEYFHARKQGEMNRQIEWENVWKDKLSEIMMGFTEENGIWEWKGGFETNVFGDGNFFRMYITNPLGFQVSPNYSRDHSGTGTMAPDYSFLGKNWSFRPYFFEHLHKSKTSRDAWTLSQMYHDISERMMLRTFARNLSENLILFIDVVVSRS; this comes from the coding sequence ATGATTACAGAAAGAGAAAGCCATAAGTTTTTACGAGAATGGAAAGATTGGTTATCCGGGGGAACCCTAGTTCCTGTTTTCCAACCCATCCTCTCGTCCGAATCCACAGGCATTTACGGTTATGAACTACTCGGACGACTTTCCACACCGGAAGGATTGTTAAGTCTTGGAGATTTCTTTTTATCCCAGACTTTTGGGTATGATGAAATATTTTTCCTGAAAAAAAAAGTGGATGAAGAGATTCGTTTTGCCGCCATACAAAGATTCGCTGACGAAGCTCCTGCGGAAACCAAGTTATTTTTAAACATTTCCCCAAACGTAATGTACCATGCTCTCTTACAATTGGAAACGGCACTTCCCCAAACCATCCAAATGGTGAGAGAAGTGGGTGTAGATCCTGAAAGGATTGTGATCGAAATTACAGAAGAAAGGTTTCCGCATAATTTAGAATTACTCCGACCTGTTTTGAATCTATACCGGCAAGAGGGATTTTCGATTGCTGTGGATGATGCGGGATCTGAGGCGAGTAATTTAGATCGAATCGGATTATTCCATCCAGAAATTATCAAAGTCGACTTACAAATGTTACGCAGGTCAACATTCTCCAGGAACTTCAAAGAAATATTACTCAACCTTTCTAAACTTGGTGAGTCTTTAGGAAGTAGTTTGTTATTTGAAGGAATTGAATCGGAAGACGAACTTTACAATGCTCTAAATTACGGAGCAAGATACATCCAAGGTTTTTATTTTGCCAAACCCCAAACTGAATTTGCCAAACGTTTTGATTACCGAATGGAAATGCAATCATCGCTCGAGTACTTTCATGCACGCAAACAAGGAGAAATGAATCGGCAAATCGAATGGGAAAACGTTTGGAAAGATAAACTTTCCGAAATTATGATGGGATTTACCGAAGAAAATGGGATCTGGGAATGGAAGGGAGGATTTGAAACCAATGTGTTTGGAGACGGAAATTTCTTCCGCATGTACATCACAAATCCACTTGGGTTTCAGGTTTCCCCCAATTACTCTCGTGACCATTCAGGAACTGGGACAATGGCTCCCGACTATTCCTTTCTTGGCAAAAACTGGTCCTTTCGGCCTTATTTTTTTGAACATTTGCATAAATCCAAAACCAGCCGAGATGCATGGACCTTATCTCAAATGTACCACGACATCTCAGAACGGATGATGTTACGGACATTTGCTAGAAACTTATCTGAAAATTTGATTTTATTTATCGATGTAGTGGTTTCCAGATCCTGA
- the tmk gene encoding dTMP kinase produces the protein MPQNNQFFVFEGIDGSGKTTVSRLVSEALLKKSFPNLWHREPTDSVYGKKIREFLEGKIKLNKEEQIDIFIKDREVSVNEVILPTLKNGKSIVQDRYYFSTAAYQGRDEEHAADILYKNEDKGFPEPNRIYFLDLSPEEAHERRIARSGAKEVFDVDSEQTRIYQNYLAILPESTIFVDATAELEEVVAFCVEDILKSLEG, from the coding sequence ATGCCTCAAAATAATCAGTTCTTTGTCTTTGAAGGGATCGATGGTTCCGGGAAAACCACAGTCTCTCGTTTGGTTTCCGAAGCACTCTTAAAAAAATCCTTCCCCAACCTCTGGCATAGGGAACCAACGGACAGTGTGTACGGTAAAAAAATCAGAGAATTCTTGGAAGGGAAAATCAAACTAAACAAAGAAGAACAAATTGATATCTTTATAAAGGATCGTGAGGTTTCTGTAAACGAAGTCATCTTACCAACGTTAAAGAATGGTAAATCAATTGTACAAGATAGATATTATTTTTCCACAGCTGCTTACCAAGGCCGGGACGAAGAACATGCTGCTGACATTTTATATAAAAATGAAGACAAAGGATTTCCGGAACCCAATCGAATTTATTTTTTAGACTTATCCCCCGAAGAAGCACATGAAAGAAGAATCGCTCGCAGTGGTGCCAAAGAGGTGTTTGATGTGGATTCAGAACAAACTCGAATCTACCAAAATTATTTGGCAATTTTGCCTGAGTCCACCATCTTTGTGGATGCGACTGCTGAACTAGAAGAAGTGGTGGCTTTTTGTGTAGAGGATATTTTGAAATCACTCGAGGGATAA
- a CDS encoding class I SAM-dependent methyltransferase — translation MELIPCNTCGQNRFLPIFTKNSPLGESFSIVSCESCGLVQVNPQPDFQAVKKYYDDSYFTQRTERGYDNYYSDKLRSEISRVFQLNLKDLDFFSWEENRIKEVPSGEKLSSLDIGCAAGYFVAYQKDRGYDAFGIEIADGPVRFARETLNLNIFQENFLDWDTKFQNKYDLITLWATIEHLHKPKETLAKIRNHLKPGGVLILSTCRYGILAKRAGLTWRYLNVPEHLYYYSYKGLKNLLISLGYKNPVSFTYGSGMTTRAGASFFFKLRKWVMDRAVKWLEIGDMMVYMVKKG, via the coding sequence GTGGAACTCATCCCTTGTAATACCTGCGGACAAAACCGCTTCCTTCCTATTTTTACCAAAAATAGCCCTCTCGGGGAATCTTTCTCCATTGTCTCCTGTGAGTCTTGTGGCCTTGTCCAAGTGAATCCCCAGCCAGATTTCCAGGCGGTAAAAAAGTATTATGATGATTCTTATTTCACCCAAAGAACAGAAAGGGGTTATGATAATTATTATTCTGACAAACTTCGTTCAGAAATCTCTCGGGTTTTCCAACTGAACCTTAAGGACTTGGATTTTTTTTCTTGGGAAGAGAACCGAATCAAGGAAGTTCCGTCAGGTGAAAAACTTTCTTCCCTAGATATTGGTTGTGCTGCTGGTTATTTTGTGGCTTACCAAAAAGACCGAGGGTATGATGCTTTTGGAATTGAAATTGCTGATGGTCCCGTGCGTTTTGCCCGCGAAACCTTAAACCTAAATATCTTCCAAGAGAACTTTCTCGACTGGGATACAAAGTTTCAAAACAAGTATGATCTCATCACTCTTTGGGCCACCATAGAACACCTTCACAAACCCAAAGAAACTTTGGCAAAAATCAGAAACCATTTGAAACCAGGCGGAGTGCTCATCCTTTCTACTTGTCGATACGGAATCCTTGCTAAACGAGCAGGCCTTACTTGGCGGTATTTGAATGTTCCCGAACATCTATATTATTATTCCTACAAAGGATTAAAAAATTTACTAATTTCTCTCGGTTACAAGAATCCTGTTTCCTTTACTTATGGAAGTGGAATGACAACTCGAGCCGGAGCCAGTTTCTTTTTCAAACTCCGGAAATGGGTTATGGACCGAGCGGTGAAGTGGTTAGAGATTGGAGATATGATGGTTTATATGGTAAAGAAGGGATAG
- a CDS encoding metal ABC transporter permease produces the protein MTNILSSWTLFLPQMVVGSLVGALLSVLGILIVLRGMTFFGVTLSQAVTFSVALSLFMEWPGEIFPVLFSCVLVFPLLYVRKLPGMKEEVILGILFVFFSAASQFMLALGGNVQNHLMAAFFGDILTSQVRADSFGIYIAVFFFILYLSFFRRFLFISFDRDEYKIQVGNPLPFDLLFYIILAASLTVAVNLLGTFYSIAHLILPVFALLPVIRSLKLLTLVCALFSVLATISGFLISLVGFERNGELIYFPTSSSIILVLCVLAFLIHLVRFLTTSVFSKSVR, from the coding sequence ATGACTAATATACTTTCTAGTTGGACTTTGTTTTTACCGCAGATGGTAGTGGGTAGCCTTGTCGGTGCCCTTTTATCAGTTCTTGGAATTTTGATTGTACTCCGAGGTATGACTTTTTTTGGAGTGACCTTATCCCAAGCGGTGACTTTCTCTGTCGCCTTATCCTTGTTTATGGAGTGGCCAGGAGAAATTTTTCCTGTTTTGTTTTCTTGTGTTCTGGTATTTCCTCTTTTGTATGTCAGAAAACTTCCAGGAATGAAAGAAGAAGTAATCCTTGGAATTTTGTTCGTATTTTTCTCCGCGGCATCTCAGTTTATGTTGGCTCTTGGTGGGAATGTCCAAAACCATTTGATGGCAGCTTTTTTTGGAGATATTTTAACTTCACAAGTAAGAGCCGATTCTTTTGGAATTTATATCGCAGTTTTCTTTTTTATCCTTTATCTTAGTTTTTTCCGAAGGTTCCTCTTCATCAGTTTTGATAGGGACGAATACAAAATCCAAGTGGGAAATCCTCTTCCTTTTGATCTTTTGTTTTATATCATTCTAGCGGCTTCTCTGACTGTAGCAGTCAATTTGCTGGGAACCTTTTATAGCATTGCCCATTTGATTTTACCTGTGTTTGCACTGCTTCCCGTCATTCGTTCTTTAAAACTGCTAACCCTGGTTTGTGCTTTATTTTCTGTACTAGCTACCATTTCCGGATTTTTAATTTCACTCGTTGGGTTCGAACGAAATGGGGAACTCATTTACTTTCCCACATCCTCAAGCATCATTCTTGTGCTTTGTGTTTTGGCCTTTTTAATCCACCTCGTTCGCTTTCTAACTACTTCCGTTTTTTCCAAATCTGTCCGATAG